A genomic stretch from Ruficoccus amylovorans includes:
- a CDS encoding helix-turn-helix domain-containing protein, with product MIAGVNSVERVAQRSRELRQKHGMTQQELAELADMSEKFLQQIESCRKKEIWVSTVERIARAFSLEAHEFLAPTLPTKSKPVRKVASSRVHK from the coding sequence ATGATCGCTGGGGTGAACTCAGTCGAACGTGTCGCCCAAAGAAGCCGAGAGCTGCGCCAGAAACATGGCATGACCCAGCAGGAGCTGGCGGAGCTCGCCGACATGTCCGAGAAATTCCTTCAGCAGATCGAGTCCTGCCGCAAGAAGGAGATCTGGGTCAGTACGGTTGAGCGGATCGCCCGGGCCTTCAGCCTGGAAGCGCATGAATTCCTCGCCCCGACCCTCCCCACGAAGTCAAAACCCGTCCGCAAGGTCGCCAGCAGCCGCGTCCACAAGTAA